Sequence from the Pristiophorus japonicus isolate sPriJap1 chromosome 10, sPriJap1.hap1, whole genome shotgun sequence genome:
CCACCTTCTGAAAAACAATATATGTAGTGGAATGTGAGATCATATTCAGCACACAACAGCTCTACTCTTGGTTACAAACCCCAGGTCATGCCAACTAGAAATTGGAAAGCAGGGTGGGGCGGCAGGGGGAAGACTCCAGATCGTGAGGTCCACTTGCAGGCGTGACCAGTAACACCAAGCCCAGGAAAATATCTGTAGGCCTGCAACATTTCTAATTGTTCTATATACACTGTGGCACCATCACCCAGTATTAAACTGAAATTCAAATCATCCAATTGCACTTTAATACCCTGGTCAGCCTAGAAACTTACTAAAAATGCTGACACTTGAATACTTACTTGCAAGGGTGGAGAGAATGGATCAAACTCTTATTTACAGGCATTACCATGCAGCCAAAGCAACACTAATTTGGGTTTCAATTTCACATGTTATTGGTTCCCATATAAATGGAATTGTCAGAAGCAAAAAAGGAGCTGATTTCTTTAGAACCATACTGCCATTAGTAACCACACTAGTTATGCTATCATATTATGCACACAATACCCATTAGGAGTGAGCAATTCCAAAGTATCAACTACATCCACGATAAGGGAAACACTCAATAGTTTGTGCCAATATAGAAGCTGTTACACCACAACTGGAGACTGCTACCAAACCAACTACTTACTCCAGACAGACAGCAGAAATACATCTGAAATCTGTAAAAAGTACTGTTTCAAAAGGCAATTTCAATGCAAATTACACATTTTAAATAGAACATGGGCAAAACTGTTTTTCTAGTCTTATTTCTCCTGGATTGATACATTGAATAAGATTGAGCTAGTGTGAGGAGTTTATTCAACCAAAATTACAAAATTCCACACTTAATTAAAAAAAGTGTGGAGTCATAGTTTAACATTCCAATGTGTAGTCATTAGAGAATCTCTTCCAACACTTACCAGTCAAGAGACCATTGTTCATCAACAGATCCTTGATCAGATCATAGGTTACAAGCTCTGTGCAGTTCACAATGGCATTACGGGCTATATTTGGCAGAGTACCTGCAGAAACAGATACATCTTGATTTAATATATTAACAATCTAGAAGGGATAAATTACAATGTTAAATATTCAGGTTTTTTACCTCTGCACAACCTTCACCAAAACAGCAACCTTATTTTGACAGGCATCTTCTAAAATATTGCTACACGTTTCTTAGTGAggctggccgggggggggggggtggtggaaggactAGAAAGAAAACGAACAGCAAAACATTTTCAGTTTTAGATAAGGGATGCCAAAGATTAGAAAGATTTTCCTACTTTGTGCACCCATCAAATACTCACAAGTAGATCATATTACAGAGTATAAAGACCCTCTAGGTTTAAATCGCTTAACCTTACCTTCCTATGTATCATAAAGAATACTAGTGTAACAATTCTATCCCACCATTATGGCCTTTGAAAGACActgccagtcagtgtccagatttgGACATACAACTGGACTGTCGAAATGCAGACTGGTTATACATATGAGAAGCCAACATCAAGTTCAGTGATGGGGCTTTAATATTGGTGGTCATTGAACAGCAATGGATGCAAAACTTGATGTGAGCTCCATTGCTCTACACTGACAGGTTTGTGTAAACCACTGGATGGTCCCAAACAGGGCCTGGAGCTTTGCAATAGATTCTTGGTGCTGGATATCAGAAGCATACAGCTCAACTCAGGTAAAGTATAGAGTTAGAACCCTTTCATCCCAAGTACCCGATGACCTAGTTGTACTGCATTGAGCAAGTGGGAGTAGGTAGCAATTAGAAAGACAGAATGTTTAGCTGAACATTGCTGAAGCATGTGAACAATCAGCCTCCAATTTCTACAAGAGTGCCAAAGATTCAGACAGCTGACAGGATAGAACACACATTCAGTAATGGGCAGGTGGCACAGTTGCAAAAGGCTGCGCTATGAATCCTTCAAGCTAACTGAGCAAAACATTTAAATTAGATTCAGGCTGGAGAAATAAAATGGTAGATTTCTAATCTGTGCCACCTTGAAACTGCACTATTGAAACACTTTATCCTCCCCCAAAAGTGATTAAATCTTTGATAGCTGAAAGAAATTGGCAGCCTACCAATGAACAGAACGATTACAAAGTATCAGCTACTACAAAATGCCACTCCAAATAAAATGCAGACTGCCTGCAATATACAAACCTTTCCATAGCCCCCGAATACCTTCTTCCTTGGCGATCGTTTTGTAGGCTTCAATGGTGCCATTATATCTTCTGTTTGGACCAGACACATTGGCTTGTGCTTGGAATCTTACTTTCACCACATCAGTTGGTTGGGCAAAGGCCACAGCCATGGCTCCTGTGGTGCAACCAGCAAGTAGGCGGCTGCCAACACCAACATCTAGAAGAATTCAACCACTTATCAAACTGGACAAGAATTGAACTAAAGCAAAGTGAACAATGTTGTGTTTAGGAATTTTCCTTAAATTGAAAACTAGTCGAAATGGTGGAGCAAGAATCTGTACTGTGATGTATGAATGTAGAtactaaaaaaaaaattacttcatCTTCAGTTTCTTTCTAATTTAAAGTAATCACAACCAACTGATATTTAATCACTATTTCCAATTACTGACAAAAGTTGCTTTATGTTGGTGTCATTGAGGTGTTGGTACAAGTGGTCCTTGCTGAGATGATTGCAACCCTGATGTAAAGTCAGTCAGATGCACTAAGCTCAgcctgtttttttttatataagtaGTCTTCCTAGTGACCAGATAGAGAAAATCAGGTCAGGTTTTCACTGGGGTAGTGCCAGCCATGCAAGACCTATGCTTCAGGGAAGAAAAAAAAACCAGTAGCACAAGTACATCAATATTAAAAAAAGGGACTAAAGTAGGCACCTTTGTGCAATCTGAAATTGGCAATACAAAAAAGATTGCTCTGTAATCAGTTTTTTCCAGATAAGTGGAAGATCACCACCACACATACCTGGAGAAATGCATCTGCATTTGCTTTTTTTCTCTTCATCCTCAAATCCAACATCAATAGCTTTTTCTTGCATGCAGTGCCAGTCAAGAAATTACATTATGTTGGATTGAAAAGCAGCCACAAGACTGccctagtgtcagccatggctcagtgggtggcactcagtcagaagattgtgggctcaagttccactccagggactggagcacaaaaatctaggccgacactccagtgcagtgcagagggagcactgcattgtcggaggtgccgtctttctgatgagatgttaaaccaaggccccgtttgctctcaagtagacgtaaaagatcccatggcactatttcaaagagcagcagcgtcctggccaatatttatccctcaaacaaacagattatctggtcatcatattgctgtttgtgggagcttgctcgagtacaaattggctgctgtgtttcccacattgcaacagtgactacattttaaaagcacttcattggctgtaaagcacgatgagatgtctggtggttgtcaaaggcactatataaatccaagactttctatTTGGGGAGTCAGGCATCCCTCACTAACCATCATTACTGGCATAAACAACAAGACATACATTTTGGTAGTTAATTACATGTGTACTTACGTTCAGATCCTTTGGTGTAGAACTGCTTCACAGAATCATAAAGTCCAATGCGCACAGAAGCAAAGCTCATCTGACGTTGGAGACCAGCTACCAGACCACTGTAGAGACTTCTTGGTCCCTCAGTCTTGACCATTGTAGCCATGGTGCCAAAGACACCTCTATACTTTAAGGTGCCCACTTCTGCAGCAGACTTCAATTCCCCTTGAATCTGTGCAGGACAAAAATCGGATGAACAGGCACTTGTGATTTGGGCTCAGCCCAACTCGCATGTAGACTAGTCTAACACATAGGCATCCCAGATCCAGCACTTGGTCATCACAGGGCAATTCCAGCTCAGGACTTGTAAACTGTTATTTGTAAAAAAAATTACATATATAGAAATATGGTAAGTAGAGGTTTGATGAGCAGCAAGTTTCATCATTTGCTATTTCTTATcgttgattaaaaaaaaaagaggccaaAATGGGCAATGTAGCATAAGCACTAAACACCAAGCAGAAAGACAAGCAGCTACTAAATTAATAGTTCAAGCTATTAGTGTGAATATCTTTGCAGGTACAAGTGAGAAAGCACTTACACTGGTGTGTGTTTAGTTCAACATGTGGGAGAGCAGTATCCTGTGCCAACTCTCTACATTTACATTGCTTCCTTCTGATGACAGAATCACACCCCTTTTATGGTATTCTCTTCCaaatatggcctcacccctccccatctctaatctccttcagcctcctgatatttgcgttcctcaaattctgccctgattataactgctcaaacattgatgactctgccttcagctgcctaggccccaagctctggaactccctccctaatacttacctctgaccaagcttttggtcatctgccataatttctttgtggctcagtgtcaaatttatttgttttgtctggtTTGGTGTCAAATATTTGTTTTAGAACACTCCTGTGAATGGTCTtgcaacgttttactacattaaaggctctatataaatacaagttgttttagcAGTGTAAATGCAATGAGCTGCTGACAAAGACTGCTCTCCCTCAATGCAAACTAAATAAACCCCACGAGTGCTTAAAGACAATGAGAACTTGTAGGGCTATCTAGCAAATATTGCTAAGAAATGTTCAGTGCTTTTGGTACATTTCAAAAACAGCATGTAAATTTACTGAAAAGGTTTCATTGAAGGTTGAAATTGAAGAATTCACAAGAATGTATCAGACCAAGTCAGATGGTTTGCCAATATTTATGCTGGCCAAAGCCATGCACTTACACCAAGACACTCTAGGACCTTACCTGTAGTCTGACTTTAGCAGTATCCAAAGGAAAGGTGAACAGGTCAGCTATGCAAGCAGCTGTTCCAGCACCAATAAATTTCACTGTAGCTGTTGGAGGAACAtctgtgggtttgaatccaaccaTTTTCAGAAGAGTTGTGATTAGCAATGAGCGATGAGAAAATCCTGCTGTGTCTTGCAGGAGTACAATATAGTGATCAACAAGATAAATGCACTCTGCCCAAGCCTGTGGGGGAAAAAACCCAAATAGCTTAGTTTCTACACCAATGGCTGCACAATGATACGAGAGAGAGAGGACTGAACAGATTCTCAGCTAGGCTCAAAAAAATTCCAACATTAGGAGTGAATTTGGAAAGATGCAGTTTAGGGTCAATATAGAAAGAATCATGATCAAGGACCTGCATCTTTCACCACTGacaagtcagctgtggctcagtgggtagcacacttgaacccacaacctgctgactggggcaagtcccactccaggaactggagcacaaaatctaggctgatactccagtgcagtgctgagggaatgttgcactgtcagaggtgccgtccttcagatg
This genomic interval carries:
- the ucp2 gene encoding dicarboxylate carrier UCP2, which translates into the protein MVGFKPTDVPPTATVKFIGAGTAACIADLFTFPLDTAKVRLQIQGELKSAAEVGTLKYRGVFGTMATMVKTEGPRSLYSGLVAGLQRQMSFASVRIGLYDSVKQFYTKGSEHVGVGSRLLAGCTTGAMAVAFAQPTDVVKVRFQAQANVSGPNRRYNGTIEAYKTIAKEEGIRGLWKGTLPNIARNAIVNCTELVTYDLIKDLLMNNGLLTDNLPCHFSSAIGAGFCTTIIASPVDVVKTRYMNSAPGQYRSALNCAVTMFTKEGQTAFYKGFMPSFLRLGSWNIVMFITYEQLKRALMVARLS